One Deinococcus reticulitermitis genomic region harbors:
- a CDS encoding C40 family peptidase: MKAARVLATLSALSLTTAGAATYTVKAGDTLFKIATANGLETATLMRLNGLRSTTIEVGQRLNLGAGSTFAKAAPAQAARPAAKTAGGAYVNTAATRYLGIRYALGGTGAGGIDCSGYTMRVFQQLGVRLPRTAAGQWGMGYAVSSRNLQAGDLVFFNTTGRGVSHVGVYLGNGMMANANSYYGRTVVEPLFGNPYWASRYLGARRVIG, translated from the coding sequence ATGAAAGCCGCCCGTGTCCTTGCCACCCTCTCCGCACTGAGCCTGACCACCGCTGGAGCCGCCACCTACACCGTCAAAGCCGGCGATACCCTGTTCAAGATCGCCACGGCCAACGGACTCGAGACCGCCACGCTGATGCGTCTGAACGGGCTTCGCAGCACCACCATCGAGGTGGGGCAGAGGCTCAACCTCGGTGCAGGGTCCACCTTCGCCAAGGCCGCGCCCGCGCAGGCGGCCCGCCCCGCCGCGAAGACCGCTGGCGGCGCCTACGTCAACACCGCCGCCACCCGCTATCTCGGCATTCGCTACGCGCTGGGCGGCACGGGGGCCGGCGGCATCGATTGCAGCGGCTACACCATGCGCGTCTTCCAGCAGCTCGGCGTGCGGCTGCCGCGCACGGCGGCCGGGCAGTGGGGCATGGGCTACGCCGTGAGCAGCCGCAACCTGCAAGCCGGTGACCTGGTGTTTTTCAACACCACCGGGCGCGGCGTGAGCCACGTCGGCGTCTACCTCGGCAACGGCATGATGGCCAACGCCAACTCCTACTACGGGCGCACGGTCGTCGAGCCCCTCTTCGGCAACCCCTACTGGGCCAGCCGCTACCTCGGCGCCCGCCGCGTGATCGGCTAA
- a CDS encoding uracil-DNA glycosylase, with amino-acid sequence MTSPSASFPGPERAGGDVAALRELELRNKGCVACRLRAGCARVVVADGDPRASLVIVGEGPGSEEDLDGRPFVGPAGQLLDRILEAAGVRREEAYLTNIVKCRAPHHRSPRVDEVQTCTRLWLEPQLARLRPRVILALGNTAAQFLLGTEQGVTRIRGQWFRSRHVDAEGGTYEALLMPMLHPAYLLRNPARALGGPKSLTWRDIREAAAVLRGEKEPAAVRGLPEAVPGGLFGPGEA; translated from the coding sequence GTGACCTCTCCTTCTGCCTCCTTCCCCGGCCCCGAGCGGGCAGGGGGAGACGTGGCCGCGCTGCGGGAGCTCGAACTCCGGAACAAGGGCTGCGTGGCCTGCCGCCTGCGCGCCGGCTGCGCGCGGGTTGTGGTGGCCGACGGTGATCCGCGCGCTTCCCTGGTGATCGTGGGTGAGGGGCCCGGCAGCGAGGAAGACCTTGATGGGCGACCCTTTGTCGGACCGGCGGGGCAACTGCTTGACCGCATCCTGGAAGCGGCGGGCGTGCGGCGCGAGGAGGCGTACCTCACGAATATCGTCAAGTGCCGCGCGCCGCACCACCGCTCTCCCCGGGTGGACGAGGTGCAGACCTGCACGCGGCTGTGGCTGGAGCCGCAACTCGCGCGGCTGCGGCCCCGCGTGATCCTCGCGCTCGGGAACACAGCGGCGCAGTTTCTGCTGGGCACCGAGCAGGGCGTGACCCGCATTCGGGGCCAGTGGTTCCGTTCCCGGCACGTGGACGCCGAGGGCGGAACCTACGAGGCGCTGCTGATGCCGATGCTGCACCCCGCCTACTTGTTGCGAAACCCGGCGCGGGCCCTCGGCGGGCCCAAGAGCCTCACCTGGCGCGACATCCGCGAGGCAGCGGCGGTGCTGCGCGGGGAAAAGGAGCCGGCGGCGGTGCGCGGCCTACCGGAAGCAGTGCCGGGCGGGCTGTTCGGACCGGGGGAGGCGTGA
- a CDS encoding chloride channel protein → MRSPFTRTPLPRAVLLRLESGRVVVLSVLLGALVGGLCILLRRLLGWLAPIGPTLAGYAPPGTPGEGGLLIAFGQPSPWLLLTLPLFGAAYAWLVPAEPGGAFGQLVRGYHRREGWPDPREQARTLGGTLLAYLGGLLIGRDSLFTLIGQLGTRLLGRVTRLDAVETRSLMLAGAAAGLGAVLHAPLAAAVLITEVLYRRFEFEFEVLMPCVLASVAAYAVYGVAFGFGPLLDPGVIGLPAPAQLPALGLLTLLVTLAGWLLLHACRLPPKTLTDGRWRPALGAGFGLVTAVIALWGTPAVLGDGSGWTQVGLTGFLGPEAGAQGLWRWVLLALGARLAFGGGVLPSLGIGGLLGVGLAGWLGTDPALSGLIGAVAFLTVTLNVPVGATLLAAAWGGDAALPLALVAAGLAHSLSGEPGIVPGQVRSRAEGARGGSPLPALPDTVRALPRLPAPTPGVPYEVSAEGSGDARELYRRAVPRSWQGARLRLLALPPGVEVVGVVRGGEIRLPRPELRLTDDDELVFLARPDAYAALEGVLRLPGS, encoded by the coding sequence ATGCGCTCTCCCTTTACCCGCACGCCCCTGCCCCGCGCGGTGCTGCTGCGCCTGGAGTCCGGACGGGTGGTCGTGCTGAGCGTGCTGCTCGGGGCGCTCGTGGGGGGGCTGTGTATCCTGCTGCGGCGGCTGCTCGGGTGGCTCGCGCCGATTGGTCCCACGCTCGCCGGCTACGCGCCGCCCGGCACGCCGGGTGAGGGGGGGCTGCTGATCGCCTTCGGGCAGCCCTCGCCGTGGCTGCTGCTCACGCTGCCCCTGTTCGGCGCGGCGTATGCCTGGCTGGTGCCCGCCGAGCCGGGCGGGGCCTTCGGGCAGCTCGTGCGCGGCTACCACCGCCGCGAGGGCTGGCCGGACCCGCGCGAGCAGGCGCGCACCCTCGGCGGCACGCTGCTCGCCTACCTCGGCGGGCTGCTGATCGGGCGCGACTCGCTCTTTACCCTGATCGGGCAGCTCGGCACCCGGCTGCTCGGGCGGGTCACCCGGCTCGACGCGGTGGAGACCCGTTCGCTGATGCTCGCGGGGGCGGCGGCGGGCCTGGGGGCGGTCTTGCACGCGCCCCTCGCGGCGGCGGTCCTGATCACCGAGGTGCTCTACCGCCGCTTCGAGTTCGAGTTCGAGGTGCTGATGCCCTGCGTTCTGGCGTCGGTGGCGGCCTACGCGGTGTACGGGGTGGCCTTCGGCTTCGGGCCGCTGCTCGACCCCGGCGTGATCGGGCTGCCCGCACCCGCGCAATTGCCGGCGCTCGGCCTGCTCACGCTGCTCGTGACCCTGGCGGGCTGGCTGCTGCTGCATGCCTGCCGCCTGCCGCCCAAGACGCTGACCGATGGTCGCTGGCGCCCGGCACTGGGGGCCGGCTTCGGGCTGGTCACCGCGGTGATCGCCCTGTGGGGCACCCCGGCAGTCCTCGGTGACGGCAGCGGCTGGACCCAAGTGGGGCTGACCGGCTTTCTCGGCCCAGAGGCCGGCGCGCAGGGGCTGTGGCGCTGGGTGCTGCTCGCGCTCGGCGCCCGCCTCGCCTTCGGGGGCGGGGTGCTGCCCTCGCTCGGCATCGGCGGACTGCTCGGGGTGGGGCTCGCGGGCTGGCTCGGCACCGACCCGGCGCTCTCGGGACTGATTGGCGCAGTGGCCTTTCTCACCGTCACCCTTAATGTCCCGGTGGGCGCGACGCTGCTCGCCGCCGCCTGGGGAGGCGACGCGGCGCTGCCCCTCGCGCTCGTGGCGGCCGGGCTCGCGCACAGCCTGAGTGGAGAACCCGGCATCGTCCCCGGTCAGGTGCGCTCGCGGGCCGAGGGAGCGCGGGGCGGCTCGCCCTTGCCGGCCCTGCCTGACACCGTGCGCGCCCTGCCGCGCCTGCCCGCCCCCACGCCCGGCGTTCCCTACGAGGTGAGCGCCGAGGGGTCGGGTGACGCCCGCGAGCTCTACCGCCGCGCCGTGCCTCGCAGCTGGCAGGGTGCGAGGCTGCGGCTGCTCGCGCTGCCGCCCGGTGTCGAAGTCGTAGGCGTCGTGCGCGGCGGCGAGATCCGGCTGCCGCGCCCCGAACTGCGCCTCACCGACGACGACGAACTCGTCTTTCTCGCCCGCCCCGACGCCTACGCCGCGCTCGAAGGGGTGCTGCGCCTGCCAGGTTCCTGA
- a CDS encoding PadR family transcriptional regulator has protein sequence MDPNLFKGNLDLILLSVLEREAGYGQDIAKRVDALTGGEIRLNAGSLYPALHRLERAGFLLAGSVTPARGGPPAKTYALTEAGRAELTRRRAGYQAFDQALRSLW, from the coding sequence ATGGACCCCAACCTCTTCAAGGGCAACCTCGACCTGATCCTTTTGAGCGTGCTGGAGCGGGAAGCGGGCTACGGCCAGGACATCGCCAAGCGGGTGGACGCACTGACGGGAGGCGAGATTCGGCTCAACGCGGGTAGCCTCTACCCGGCGCTGCACCGGCTGGAGCGCGCGGGTTTCCTGCTCGCGGGAAGCGTGACTCCGGCGCGCGGCGGTCCGCCGGCCAAAACCTACGCGCTCACCGAGGCCGGGCGCGCGGAGCTGACGCGGCGGCGCGCGGGCTATCAGGCGTTTGATCAGGCGCTGCGGAGCCTGTGGTGA
- the lepB gene encoding signal peptidase I encodes MRGGARLRRLWREWGAPLAWGLLITQFGASAVRVDGASMMPALRSGEWLALPKAEGWAHRLGAGGYARGDLVVFKPPRDFGAGWTNDFRSLTLPWRYRPYLIKRVVAVGGDVVQLRAGRLYLNGRAVDEPRTLNYWSRFCPDTASAVANTAPLKVPAGHYFVLGDNRSPGGSLDSRVFGPVPAWNVETRALASVWPLSRRAELSPSCDGEAQPERRARLGGPPEWNPRVLDRER; translated from the coding sequence ATGAGGGGCGGCGCCCGGCTGCGGCGGCTGTGGCGCGAGTGGGGCGCACCGCTCGCCTGGGGCCTCTTGATCACGCAGTTCGGCGCCTCGGCGGTGCGGGTGGACGGCGCGAGCATGATGCCCGCACTTCGCAGCGGCGAGTGGCTGGCGCTCCCCAAGGCCGAAGGCTGGGCGCACCGGCTGGGGGCCGGCGGATACGCGCGCGGCGACCTCGTGGTGTTCAAGCCGCCGCGCGACTTCGGGGCAGGTTGGACGAACGACTTCCGGAGCCTGACGCTGCCGTGGCGCTACCGGCCTTACCTGATCAAGCGGGTGGTGGCCGTGGGCGGCGACGTGGTGCAGCTGCGCGCCGGGCGGCTCTACCTCAATGGCCGGGCCGTGGACGAGCCGCGCACACTGAATTACTGGAGCCGCTTTTGCCCTGATACGGCGAGCGCGGTGGCGAACACCGCGCCGCTGAAGGTGCCGGCAGGCCACTACTTCGTGCTGGGCGACAACCGCAGCCCCGGCGGCAGCCTCGACAGCCGCGTCTTCGGGCCGGTGCCCGCCTGGAATGTCGAGACTCGCGCGCTGGCGAGCGTCTGGCCGCTGAGCCGCCGCGCCGAGCTGTCGCCCTCCTGCGACGGCGAGGCGCAGCCTGAGCGCCGGGCACGGCTCGGCGGCCCGCCCGAGTGGAATCCCCGGGTGCTGGACCGGGAGCGCTGA